A single window of Solea solea chromosome 9, fSolSol10.1, whole genome shotgun sequence DNA harbors:
- the s1pr4 gene encoding sphingosine 1-phosphate receptor 4, which produces MNVISSLTSPSSCPHLYHSPSYPTNTTNILDGSATASGISRVILQHYNHTGRLQNRTISNSPNHISVSVAVFFFLSIFIILENLLVLVAVISRIRHSRRWVYVCIANITLSDLLTGAAYLVNICMSGSQTFRLTPALWLFREGMLFVALAASIFSLLLIAVERYTTMMKPLPQKSGRKTYYRIYGLVALCWIFALMIGFLPLLGWNCVCSLEACSTLLPLYSKTYIFFSLFVFFIILLAIGVLYSAIYCHVHKSAQVGPHRSRKRSLALLKTVISIVGVFMLCWGPLFLLLLVDFFCVSRKCGLLLSADYFISLAVLNSGLNPIIYALGSSEMRKAIAELLCCCCLKAGLCHPDTFTSKETSSTSESRRDSLRNSFNKVRNLSVASPPSTPSKTRKAPKKYRLSSTTSCLSVSSG; this is translated from the coding sequence ATGAATGtcatctcctccctcacctccccctcctcctgcccCCACCTGTACCACTCCCCCAGTTACcccaccaacaccaccaacaTTTTGGATGGCAGCGCTACAGCCAGCGGGATCAGCCGTGTAATTTTGCAGCATTATAACCACACAGGCCGTCTGCAGAACAGGACCATCTCAAACAGCCCAAACCACATCAGCGTCTCCGTtgctgtcttcttcttcctcagcaTTTTCATCATCCTGGAGAATTTACTGGTTCTGGTAGCCGTCATCTCCCGCATCCGCCACAGCCGACGCTGGGTTTATGTCTGCATTGCCAACATCACACTCAGTGATCTCCTTACAGGTGCTGCCTACCTAGTCAACATCTGCATGTCTGGCAGCCAGACGTTCCGCCTCACGCCTGCTCTGTGGCTCTTCAGGGAGGGGATGCTGTTTGTGGCCCTGGCTGCATCCATATTTAGTTTGCTCCTGATTGCTGTGGAGCGTTACACCACCATGATGAAGCCACTGCCCCAGAAATCAGGTAGAAAGACCTACTACAGGATCTACGGCTTGGTGGCCCTCTGCTGGATTTTTGCACTCATGATTGGCTTCCTCCCCTTGCTTGGTTGGAACTGTGTGTGCAGCCTGGAAGCATGCTCCACCCTCCTGCCTCTCTACTCAAAGACTTAcatctttttctccctcttcgTCTTCTTCATTATCCTCCTGGCTATTGGTGTGCTGTATAGTGCCATCTATTGCCACGTACACAAGAGTGCACAGGTGGGCCCCCATCGCAGTCGAAAGCGCTCTTTAGCTCTGCTTAAAACAGTGATTTCCATCGTTGGGGTGTTCATGCTCTGCTGGGGGCCTCTGTTCCTCCTGTTACTGGTGGATTTCTTCTGTGTCTCTCGCAAATGTGGACTGCTGTTAAGTGCCGACTATTTCATCTCCCTGGCTGTCCTGAACTCTGGCCTTAACCCCATCATATATGCCTTGGGCAGCAGTGAGATGAGGAAGGCTATCGCTGAGCTGCTGTGTTGTTGCTGCCTGAAGGCTGGCCTTTGCCACCCAGACACTTTCACATCCAAGGAGACAAGCAGCACCTCAGAGAGCAGGAGGGACAGTCTGAGGAACAGTTTTAACAAGGTCAGAAATCTGAGTGTGGCCTCTCCACCATCAACCCCAAGCAAGACGCGCAAAGCACCTAAAAAATACAGGTTGAGCTCCACCACCAGCTGCCTGTCAGTTTCAAGTGGTTAA